A genomic window from Brassica oleracea var. oleracea cultivar TO1000 chromosome C8, BOL, whole genome shotgun sequence includes:
- the LOC106307544 gene encoding peptidyl-prolyl cis-trans isomerase CYP28, chloroplastic has product MASSSILIPPILSASISRRNLLLSTTIATVSPSPQIPSPDVTITDRIFLDFSLCPSYFRSDPSATLSSTTPCSDSTPLGRVVLGLYGRHVPLTVSTFKLMCTSSSTSYKNTPIHKIFPGQFFLAGRQGLRRDTAEAGPLNLPRNTDVVNSKSFLLPHARPGLVSLCLSENDDDDETRLDPEYRNVEFLITTGPGPCPQLDGGNIVFGTVLEGLDVVTSIAAVPTFKPSEKIRQFNDFAEFLGDERAQNARSLWNRPLKTVFISDCGELKVTKPSLSPSLP; this is encoded by the exons ATGGCATCATCATCCATTCTCATCCCTCCGATTCTCTCCGCTTCCATCAGCCGTCGCAACCTCCTCCTCTCCACCACAATCGCCACCGTATCCCCGTCCCCTCAGATTCCTTCCCCAGACGTAACAATCACCGATCGAATCTTCCTCGATTTCTCCCTCTGTCCATCTTACTTCCGCTCCGATCCCTCAGCCACACTCTCCTCCACCACACCTTGCTCCGACTCCACTCCTCTTGGCCGCGTCGTTCTCGGTCTGTACGGCCGTCATGTTCCACTCACTGTCTCCACTTTCAAGCTCATGTGCACTTCCTCCTCTACATCTTACAAAAACACTCCCATCCACAAAATCTTCCCCGGTCAGTTTTTCCTCGCCGGAAGACAAGGATTACGTCGAGACACGGCGGAGGCTGGTCCTCTTAATTTGCCTCGAAACACCGACGTCGTCAATTCCAAGTCGTTCCTCCTCCCTCACGCTCGTCCTGGACTCGTCTCTCTTTGCTTGTCTGAAAACGACGACGACGATGAAACCAGACTCGATCCGGAGTACAGAAATGTCGAGTTCTTGATCACTACAGGACCTGGTCCTTGTCCGCAGCTCGACGGTGGCAACATTGTCTTCGGAACTGTCCTTGAAG GGTTAGATGTGGTGACTAGTATAGCTGCAGTGCCAACGTTTAAGCCGTCAGAGAAGATTCGACAGTTCAACGATTTTGCAGAGTTTCTGGGAGATGAAAGAGCTCAGAACGCAAGATCATTGTGGAACAGACCTCTCAAGACGGTTTTCATTAGTGACTGTGGAGAGCTTAAGGTCACTAAGCCTTCTCTCTCTCCATCTCTGCCTTAA
- the LOC106312368 gene encoding adenylate kinase 5, chloroplastic, which produces MASLSLCSAHLSSTPSRSSLPTSSLSTPLSLLQSPITRRNSSIFFTVTPRQIPQSFPTSTALVKCCVKEPLKVMISGAPASGKGTQCELIVQKFGLVHISTGDLLRAEVSSGTEIGNKAKEFMNSGSLVPDEIVIAMVAARLSREDAKKNGWLLDGFPRTFAQAQSLDKLNVKPDIFLLLDVPDEILIERCVGRRLDPVTGKIYHIKSYPPESDEVKARLVMRPDDTEEKVKARLQIYKQNSEAIISAYSDVMIKIDANRPKEMVFDETHTLLSQINLNRMIKTDKASPVQDNWRGIPTRLNNIPHSRDIRSYFYEDVLQATVRSIKDGNTRLRVDINIPELNPEMDVYRIGTLMELVRTLALSFADDGKRVKVCVQGSMGEGALAGMPLQLAGTRKILEYMDWGDDETLGTFVKLGAIGGKEVDEEDDLFILVAPQNAVGNCIIDDLQAMTSAAGKRPVVLINPRLKDLPASSGIMQTMGREKRLEYALTFDNCYVFRLLYYAGTQYPIMGALRMSYPYRYELYKRVTEENGKEKYVLISTYSERPTPDQINDAFSGKSREESKKPSGIWGFLGSGFF; this is translated from the exons ATGGCGTCTCTTTCTCTCTGCTCCGCTCACTTGTCTTCAACTCCGTCTCGCTCCTCTCTTCCCACTTCATCGCTTTCTACTCCTCTTTCTCTCTTACAATCACCGATCACCCGCCGCAATAGTAGTATCTTCTTCACCGTCACCCCACGCCAGATTCCTCAATCCTTCCCTACATCCACTGCTCTG GTAAAGTGTTGTGTAAAGGAGCCATTGAAGGTGATGATTTCGGGGGCTCCAGCTTCAGGCAAAGGCACTCAATGTGAGCTCATCGTTCAAAAG TTTGGTTTGGTGCACATATCAACGGGGGATCTCTTGAGGGCAGAGGTGTCATCTGGGACAGAGATTGGGAATAAAGCAAAAGAGTTTATGAACTCGGGTAGTTTGGTTCCCGATGAGATTGTTATAGCG ATGGTGGCTGCAAGATTATCACGTGAAGATGCTAAAAAGAATGGATGGCTTCTCGATGGATTTCCACGGACTTTTGCTCAGGCACAAAGCCTGGACAAACTAAACGTCAAACCTGACATTTTCCTCTTATTAGAT GTTCCTGATGAAATTCTAATCGAGAGATGTGTTGGTAGAAGGTTGGATCCAGTGACTGGAAAAATTTATCATATTAAAAGTTACCCTCCCGAATCAGACGAAGTTAAAGCAAGACTGGTTATGCGCCCTGATGATACTGAAGAGAAG GTAAAAGCACGTCTTCAGATATACAAACAAAACTCGGAAGCTATTATTTCCGCATACTCAGATGTTATGATCAAG ATTGATGCAAACAGGCCAAAAGAAATGGTTTTTGACGAGACCCATACTCTTCTGTCTCAGATAAACCTAAATAGAATGATAAAGACTG ATAAAGCATCTCCTGTTCAG GATAATTGGAGAGGAATACCGACAAGATTGAATAACATTCCTCACTCGAGGGATATCAGATCTTATTTTTATGAAGATGTTCTGCAAGCCACAGTTAGGTCGATCAAAGATGGAAACACTCGTCTTCGG GTAGACATAAATATCCCTGAGCTAAATCCTGAAATG GATGTTTACCGGATAGGAACCTTGATGGAACTGGTGCGAACTCTAGCTTTATCATTCGCTGATGATGGAAAAAGAGTGAAG GTTTGCGTTCAGGGGTCAATGGGGGAAGGTGCACTCGCTGGGATGCCACTGCAGTTGGCGGGAACTCGAAAGATTTTAGAATATATGGACTGGGGTGATGATGAAACTTTGGGAACTTTCGTCAAGCTTGGTGCAATTG GTGGTAAAGAAGTTGATGAAGAAGACGACCTTTTCATCTTAGTGGCTCCACAAAATGCCGTTGGAAATTGTATCATAGAT GATCTACAAGCGATGACTAGTGCTGCTGGTAAGAGGCCAGTTGTACTTATTAATCCTCGCCTCAAG GACTTACCCGCTTCAAGTGGCATAATGCAA ACAATGGGCAGGGAAAAAAGGCTGGAATACGCCTTAACATTTGACAACTGCTATGTATTTCGGCTACTTTATTATGCTGGAACACAATACCCGATTATGGGCGCTCTAAG GATGTCTTATCCTTACCGGTATGAGCTTTACAAGAGGGTGACTGAGGAAAATGGAAAGGAAAAGTATGTATTGATATCAACATACTCTGAAAGGCCAACCCCTGACCAAATTAATGATGCCTTCTCTGGAAAATCTCG GGAGGAAAGCAAGAAGCCTTCAGGAATCTG GGGGTTCCTAGGCAGCGGATTTTTCTAG
- the LOC106310986 gene encoding uncharacterized protein LOC106310986 translates to MMAAGSVDGIFRNIFEGCISSCDASIERRPYHKNCSCALHKRSCRHKRSEVVWFPITRSWSEGNSMALHLTSSSSSSNLHSLSSSSSISTLASLSSTASLTMSDIDSSIEGLKY, encoded by the coding sequence ATGATGGCTGCTGGATCAGTGGATGGGATCTTCCGTAACATCTTCGAAGGATGCATCTCTAGCTGCGACGCTTCCATCGAACGACGTCCATACCACAAAAACTGCAGCTGCGCGCTTCATAAAAGATCTTGTCGCCACAAAAGGTCAGAGGTTGTCTGGTTCCCTATCACACGGTCCTGGAGCGAAGGCAATAGTATGGCTCTGCATCTCACCTCGTCTTCATCTTCCTCTAATCTCCACTCGCTTTCATCGTCTTCGTCTATTTCTACGCTTGCATCGTTATCTTCCACAGCTTCTTTGACCATGTCTGATATTGATTCCTCCATTGAAGGCTTAAAATATTAG